The following proteins come from a genomic window of Campylobacter sp. RM16189:
- the trxB gene encoding thioredoxin-disulfide reductase, with product MLDLAIIGGGPAGLSAGLYATRGGLKNVVMFEKGEPGGQITGSSEIENYPGQKNPGESGMDFMSTWAPQCMKFGLKHEMVNIIRVSQNADKTFKIVFDGGKEESAKSVIIATGSTPRRAGFKGEDEFFGRGVSTCATCDGFFYKNKEVAVLGGGDTAIEEAIYLANICSKVYIIHRREGFRAAPTTLEKARKNEKIEFITSATIKEAYGDKMGLNGLILNTKDGERDLKVPGIFTFVGLNVNNEILKQENGEFLCKMTNEGQVDVNLKMQTNIPGLFAAGDIRKDAPKQVVVAAGDGAVAALSALSYIESLN from the coding sequence ATGTTGGATTTAGCTATCATAGGTGGTGGTCCTGCAGGACTAAGTGCCGGACTTTATGCGACTCGCGGCGGACTTAAAAATGTTGTTATGTTTGAAAAAGGCGAACCTGGCGGACAAATCACGGGAAGCTCCGAGATAGAAAACTATCCTGGTCAAAAAAATCCAGGTGAGAGCGGAATGGATTTCATGAGCACTTGGGCTCCTCAATGTATGAAATTTGGGCTAAAACACGAAATGGTAAACATAATAAGAGTTAGCCAAAATGCAGATAAAACCTTTAAAATCGTATTTGATGGAGGAAAAGAGGAAAGTGCAAAATCTGTAATCATAGCCACCGGCTCAACTCCTCGTCGTGCAGGCTTTAAGGGCGAAGATGAGTTCTTCGGAAGAGGAGTAAGCACCTGCGCTACATGCGACGGATTTTTTTATAAAAATAAAGAAGTTGCCGTTCTTGGTGGCGGCGATACTGCTATAGAAGAGGCGATTTATCTTGCCAATATCTGCTCTAAAGTCTATATCATACATAGACGAGAAGGTTTTCGCGCAGCTCCAACGACTTTAGAAAAGGCTCGCAAAAACGAGAAGATAGAATTTATCACAAGCGCCACCATAAAAGAGGCTTATGGCGATAAAATGGGTCTTAACGGACTTATATTAAATACAAAAGATGGAGAGCGCGATCTAAAAGTTCCTGGAATTTTCACATTCGTGGGACTAAATGTAAACAATGAAATTTTAAAGCAAGAAAATGGCGAATTTCTATGTAAAATGACAAACGAAGGTCAGGTAGATGTAAATCTAAAAATGCAAACAAATATACCGGGACTCTTTGCCGCTGGAGACATTAGAAAAGATGCCCCAAAACAAGTCGTAGTAGCTGCAGGAGATGGTGCAGTAGCTGCTCTTTCTGCGTTAAGCTACATAGAAAGCCTAAACTAA
- the dapB gene encoding 4-hydroxy-tetrahydrodipicolinate reductase: protein MIKIGIHGASGKMGRMIIECLKDNKEAVLTAAYTIEPLDFALNAVVTNSLEELFENCDVVIDFTIKDGAINLINYARTNPKPLVIGTTGLGEDGAQLIAQASNTMPILQATNMSLGVAVLNRLAAIASKTLKEFDIEIVEQHHRHKKDSPSGTALTLAERVANARDLNIKEVIVTGREGLIGARSKDEIAVLAVRGGDVVGRHTVGFYNNGEFIELNHTATSRATFAKGAIKAAIWLSSQKNGLYGIDDCLWF, encoded by the coding sequence ATGATAAAAATCGGAATTCACGGCGCAAGCGGAAAAATGGGAAGAATGATAATAGAGTGTTTAAAAGACAATAAAGAAGCTGTTTTAACTGCCGCTTATACGATAGAGCCTCTTGATTTTGCCCTTAATGCAGTGGTAACAAATAGTCTTGAAGAGCTATTTGAAAATTGCGATGTAGTAATTGATTTTACTATAAAAGATGGGGCAATAAATCTAATAAATTATGCAAGAACCAATCCAAAACCACTAGTAATAGGCACAACAGGACTTGGAGAGGATGGAGCTCAGCTAATAGCTCAAGCCTCAAATACAATGCCTATACTGCAAGCTACCAATATGAGTCTTGGTGTGGCTGTGCTAAACCGCCTTGCAGCAATAGCCTCAAAGACGCTAAAAGAATTTGACATAGAGATAGTAGAGCAGCACCATAGGCATAAAAAAGACTCTCCAAGCGGTACTGCGCTAACTCTTGCAGAGCGTGTGGCAAATGCACGAGATTTGAATATAAAAGAGGTTATAGTAACAGGCAGAGAGGGTCTAATAGGAGCAAGAAGTAAAGATGAGATCGCGGTTTTAGCGGTGCGCGGAGGAGATGTTGTGGGGCGACATACTGTTGGATTTTATAATAATGGAGAATTTATAGAGTTAAATCATACCGCAACGAGTCGTGCAACATTCGCCAAAGGTGCGATTAAAGCCGCTATCTGGCTATCCTCTCAAAAAAACGGACTATACGGTATTGATGATTGTCTATGGTTTTAA
- the purF gene encoding amidophosphoribosyltransferase — MCAVVGVVNSKNAAKTAYYALFAMQHRGQEASGISASDNGYIRTIKATGLVTDVFDEKSFEILKGDMAIGHNRYSTAGSGSIDDAQPISANYNLGSISLVHNGNLINKDEIRQALIDEGAIFQSNMDTENIIHLIARSKKKHLKDRITEALKKIIGAYCLIIQSRHKIFAVRDKYGVRPLSIGKLKDGGYIIASETCAFDLVGAKFIRDVKPGEMIIFENGKDEFQSIELFKPDPRICAFEYIYFARPDSVIEGKSVYDVRKNMGAALAKQSGIKADFVVPVPDSGVPAALGYANESKIPFELAIVRNHYVGRTFIEPTQAMRNLKVKLKLNPMSSILKGKSIVVVDDSIVRGTTSKKIVELLRSAGAKEIHFRVACPELKFPERYGIDTPSFEELISYKMNKDEVCKFIGADTLEFLNLKDLVSSIGNERKYSLVSFNGDYFIK, encoded by the coding sequence ATGTGCGCTGTGGTAGGAGTGGTTAATTCAAAAAATGCGGCAAAAACAGCTTATTATGCCCTGTTTGCAATGCAGCACAGAGGTCAAGAGGCAAGCGGAATAAGCGCCAGCGATAACGGCTATATTAGAACTATAAAAGCCACAGGACTTGTTACCGATGTTTTTGACGAGAAAAGCTTTGAAATTTTAAAGGGTGATATGGCGATAGGACACAACCGCTACTCGACTGCAGGAAGCGGCTCTATAGATGACGCACAACCGATATCCGCTAATTACAATCTAGGCTCAATCTCACTGGTTCATAACGGAAATTTAATAAATAAAGATGAAATTCGCCAAGCCCTCATAGACGAAGGAGCGATCTTTCAGTCAAATATGGATACAGAAAACATTATCCATCTAATAGCAAGAAGTAAGAAAAAACATCTAAAAGATCGTATTACAGAGGCTTTAAAAAAGATTATAGGTGCATATTGCCTTATAATCCAATCAAGACATAAAATTTTTGCCGTGCGTGATAAATATGGCGTAAGACCTCTATCTATAGGCAAACTAAAAGACGGAGGATACATAATAGCCAGCGAAACTTGCGCTTTTGATCTCGTGGGAGCTAAATTTATAAGAGATGTAAAACCGGGAGAGATGATAATATTTGAAAACGGCAAAGATGAATTTCAAAGTATAGAACTATTTAAGCCAGATCCCAGAATTTGTGCGTTTGAATACATCTACTTCGCACGCCCGGATAGCGTCATAGAGGGAAAAAGCGTATATGACGTGCGTAAAAACATGGGTGCTGCCCTAGCCAAACAAAGCGGCATAAAGGCTGATTTCGTAGTGCCTGTGCCTGACAGCGGAGTTCCTGCGGCTCTTGGATATGCAAATGAGAGCAAGATACCTTTTGAACTTGCTATAGTAAGAAACCACTATGTAGGACGCACTTTCATTGAGCCTACTCAAGCGATGAGAAATCTTAAGGTCAAGCTCAAGCTAAATCCTATGTCAAGCATACTAAAAGGCAAGAGCATAGTGGTAGTGGATGATAGTATAGTTAGAGGCACTACGAGTAAAAAGATAGTAGAGCTACTTCGCTCTGCGGGAGCTAAAGAGATACACTTTAGAGTCGCTTGCCCAGAGCTTAAATTTCCTGAACGCTACGGTATCGACACTCCAAGCTTTGAAGAGCTTATCAGTTATAAGATGAATAAAGATGAGGTATGTAAATTTATAGGAGCCGATACTCTTGAGTTTTTAAACCTCAAAGATCTTGTAAGCAGTATAGGCAATGAGCGAAAATACTCGCTTGTAAGTTTTAATGGGGATTATTTTATAAAATAA